In one Phyllostomus discolor isolate MPI-MPIP mPhyDis1 chromosome 8, mPhyDis1.pri.v3, whole genome shotgun sequence genomic region, the following are encoded:
- the SRR gene encoding serine racemase has translation MCAQYCISFADVEKAHINIRDFIHLTPVLTSSILNQVTGRNLFFKCELFQKTGSFKIRGALNAIRGLIPATSERPKAVVTHSSGNHGQALAYAAKLEGIPAYIVVPQTAPNCKKLGIQAYGASIVFSEQSDEAREKVTKQIMEETEGIMVHPNQEPAVIAGQGTIAMEVLNQVPLVDALVVPVGGGGMVAGIAITVKALRPSVKVYAAEPLNADDCYQSKLKGELTPNPYPPETIADGVKSSIGLNTWPIIRDLVDDVFTVREDEIKYATQLVWERMKLLIEPTAGVGVAAVLSQHFQTISPEVKNICVVLSGGNVDLTSVTWMKQAERPAPYQSVFV, from the exons ATGTGTGCTCAGTACTGCATCTCCTTTGCTGATGTTGAAAAAGCTCATATCAACATTCGAGATTTTATCCACCTCACACCAGTGCTAACTAGCTCCATTTTGAATCAAGTAACGGGACGTAATCTTTTCTTCAAATGTGAACTCTTCCAGAAAACTGGATCTTTTAAG aTTCGTGGTGCCCTCAATGCAATCAGAGGTTTGATTCCTGCCACTTCAGAAAGGCCCAAAGCTGTTGTTACTCACAGCAGTGGAAATCATGGCCAGGCTCTTGCCTATGCTGCCAAATTGGAAG GAATTCCTGCTTATATTGTGGTGCCTCAGACAGCTCCCAACTGTAAAAAACTGGGAATACAAGCCTATGGAGCCTCTATAGTGTTCAGTGAACAGAGTGATGAG GCCAGAGAAAAAGTTACAAAACAAATTATGGAAGAAACGGAAGGCATCATGGTACATCCCAACCAGGAGCCTGCAGTGATAGCCGGGCAAGGGACAATTGCCATGGAAGTGCTGAACCAG GTTCCCTTGGTAGATGCGCTGGTGGTACctgtaggaggaggaggaatggttGCTGGAATAGCAATTACAGTTAAG GCTCTGAGACCTAGTGTGAAGGTATATGCTGCTGAACCCTTGAATGCAGATGACTGCTACCAATCCAAACTGAAAGGGGAACTGACCCCCAACCCCTACCCTCCAGAAACCATAGCAGATGGTGTCAAATCTAGCATTGGCTTAAACACCTGGCCTATTATAAGGGACCTCGTGGATGATGTCTTCACTGTCAGAGAGGATGAAATTAAG TATGCAACCCAGCTGGTGTGGGAGAGAATGAAACTGCTTATTGAACCTACAGCTGGTGTTGGAGTGGCTGCTGTTCTGTCTCAGCATTTTCAAACCATTTCCCCAGAAGTAAAGAACATCTGTGTTGTGCTCAGTGGTGGAAATGTAGACTTAACCTCTGTAACTTGGATGAAGCAGGCTGAAAGGCCAGCTCCTTATCaatctgtttttgtttaa